One genomic region from Homalodisca vitripennis isolate AUS2020 chromosome 6, UT_GWSS_2.1, whole genome shotgun sequence encodes:
- the LOC124364876 gene encoding COP9 signalosome complex subunit 9, producing MKPITAIVADEMFPEGAGFGMDLEDAGGATGLLVDLAANEKTVHADFFNDFDDLYDDDDLN from the exons ATGAAACCAATTACAGCAATTGTTGCCGATGAAATGTTTCCAGAAGGTGCTGGTTTTGGAATGGACTTAGAAGAT GCAGGAGGAGCTACTGGGCTTTTGGTGGATTTGGCTGCAAATGAAAAAACTGTACACGCTGATTTTTTTAATG ATTTTGATGACTTGTATGATGATGATGATCTGAACTGA
- the LOC124364878 gene encoding uncharacterized protein LOC124364878 — protein sequence MSEHHLEDPVGIIQKDDSDGEIPEAGEEDYDPAEDTLQITDIHETTEFTNNQDVSVNLMDFSLAPMYQPSLESPFSIQRLLPSNLQNSGSESQNLQTELALLGFNCDKQAEEEEQLEFGEENQSSEGILSPQSTQDTLQSSDLQVVNEHVIGNLSMKVHLNHSSYNSKESYVDEKHTDIESPAKKIQISEDKNKSNSLEVLYLINPEETEIKEVTEDATSSGTKETNLIQDKNDELVNTNDLSQSTHLLDDKKIHSSDDKNKSSSIEILNLTNTDKKEMKEVFEDAICSNAKETNLIQDKNDESVNPNELSQITHLLDDVENSVVDLKEDLIIKGDPSCKEMLEAQTTQDALPSSNLHVAKDNGLGNLSMEVHLSQSSCNSIQPVSDERHTDSESPAKKIHCSEDKNTSNCIEILDVTTPEEPEMEEVFEDATSSDTKETNLLQDQNDESVNLNVLSHSTPSLDDVENSVVDLKEDLIIKGDPSCKEMLEVQTTQDVLQSSDLQVINVHGIENLSMEIHLSQSSCNSTEPVSDERHTDSESPAKKIHCSDDKNTSNCIEILDVTTPEEPEMEEVFEDATSSDTKDTYLLQDQNDESVNLDVLSQSTPTLDDVENSVVDLKEDLIIKGNPSCNEMLEAQTTQDTLPSSNLHVANDNGVGNLSMEVHLSQSSCNSTEPVSDERHTDSESPAKKIHCSEDKNTSNCVEILHVTTPEEPEMEEVFEDATSSDTKDTYLLQDQNDESVNLDVLSHSTPSLDDVENSVVDLKEDLIIKGNPSCNEMLEAQTTQDALPSSHLHVAKDNGLGNLSMEVHLSQSSCNSTEPVSDERHTDNESPAKKIHCSEDKNTSNCIEILDVTTPEET from the exons ATGTCAGAACATCACTTGGAAG ATCCTGTTGGGATCATCCAAAAAGATGACAGTGACGGGGAGATCCCAGAGGCGGGGGAGGAAGATTACGATCCTGCCGAAGACACTCTTCAGATAACTGATATTCAT GAAACTACTGAATTTACAAACAATCAAGATGTGTCTGTGAACTTAATGGATTTCAG TTTGGCACCCATGTATCAGCCATCGTTAGAATCACCATTTTCAATTCAGCGACTATTACCTTCAAATCTCCAAAATAGTGGTTCGGAATCACAAAACTTACAAACCGAATTAGCCTTGCTTGGCTTTAACTGTGATAAACAGGCAGAAGAGGAAGAACAGCTGGAATTTGGTGAAGAAAATCAATCAAGCGAAGGAATCTTAAGTCCACAATCAACACAAGATACCCTCCAATCCTCTGATTTACAAGTGGTCAATGAACATGTGATAGGAAACTTAAGCATGAAAGTACACCTAAACCATTCCTCCTACAATAGTAAAGAGTCGTATGTAGATGAAAAACATACTGATATTGAATCTCCTGCTAAGAAAATACAGATTTCTGaagataaaaacaaatcaaatagcCTAGaagttctttatttaataaatcctgAAGAAACTGAAATCAAAGAAGTTACTGAGGATGCTACAAGCTCTGGCACAAAAGAAACAAACCTTATACAAGATAAAAATGATGAGTTGGTTAACACCAATGATTTATCCCAGAGTACACATTTACTGGATGATAAGAAAATACATAGTTCTGATGACAAAAACAAGTCCAGTAGCAtagaaattcttaatttaacaAACACTGACAAAAAAGAGATGAAAGAAGTTTTTGAGGATGCTATATGCTCTAACGCAAAAGAAACAAACCTGATACAAGATAAAAATGATGAGTCAGTTAACCCTAATGAGTTATCCCAGATTACTCATTTACTGGATGATGTTGAAAACAGTGTTGTTGATCTGAAAGAAGATTTAATTATCAAAGGGGATCCGTCATGTAAAGAAATGTTAGAGGCGCAAACGACACAAGATGCTCTCCCATCTTCTAATTTACATGTGGCCAAAGACAATGGGTTAGGAAACTTAAGCATGGAAGTACACCTGAGTCAATCTTCCTGCAATAGTATACAGCCAGTTTCAGATGAAAGACATACTGATAGTGAATCTCCTGCTAAGAAAATACATTGTTCTGAAGACAAAAACACATCCAACTGCATAGAAATTCTTGATGTAACAACCCCTGAAGAACCTGAAATGGAAGAAGTTTTTGAGGATGCTACAAGCTCTGACACAAAAGAAACAAATCTATTACAAGATCAAAATGATGAGTCAGTTAATCTCAATGTATTATCCCACAGCACACCTTCACTGGATGATGTTGAAAACAGTGTTGTTGATCTGAAAGAAGATTTAATTATCAAAGGGGATCCGTCATGTAAAGAAATGTTAGAGGTGCAAACAACACAAGATGTCCTCCAATCTTCTGACTTACAAGTGATCAATGTACATGGGATAGAAAACTTGAGCATGGAAATACACCTGAGTCAATCTTCCTGCAATAGTACAGAGCCAGTTTCAGATGAAAGACATACTGATAGTGAATCACCTGCTAAGAAAATACATTGTTCTGATGACAAAAACACATCCAACTGCATAGAAATTCTTGATGTAACAACCCCAGAAGAACCTGAAATGGAAGAAGTTTTTGAGGATGCAACAAGCTCTGACACAAAAGACACATACCTTTTACAAGATCAAAATGATGAGTCAGTTAACCTCGATGTATTATCCCAGAGCACACCTACACTGGATGATGTTGAAAACAGTGTTGTTGATCTGAAAGAGGATTTAATTATCAAAGGGAATCCGTCATGTAATGAAATGTTAGAGGCGCAAACAACACAAGATACTCTCCCATCTTCTAATTTACATGTGGCTAATGACAATGGGGTAGGAAACTTAAGCATGGAAGTACACCTGAGTCAATCTTCCTGCAATAGTACAGAGCCAGTTTCAGATGAAAGACATACAGATAGTGAATCTCCTGCTAAGAAAATACATTGTTCTGAAGACAAAAACACATCCAACTGCGTAGAAATTCTTCATGTAACAACCCCAGAAGAACCTGAAATGGAAGAAGTTTTTGAGGATGCAACAAGCTCTGACACAAAAGACACATACCTTTTACAAGATCAAAATGATGAGTCAGTTAACCTCGATGTATTATCCCACAGCACACCTTCACTGGATGATGTTGAAAACAGTGTTGTTGATCTGAAAGAGGATTTAATTATCAAAGGGAATCCGTCATGTAATGAAATGTTAGAGGCGCAAACAACACAAGACGCTCTCCCATCTTCTCATTTACATGTGGCCAAAGACAATGGGTTAGGAAACTTAAGCATGGAAGTACACCTGAGTCAATCTTCCTGCAATAGTACAGAGCCAGTTTCAGATGAAAGACATACTGATAATGAATCTCCTGCTAAGAAAATACATTGTTCTGAAGACAAAAACACATCCAACTGCATAGAAATTCTTGATGTAACAACCCCTGAAGAAACCTGA
- the LOC124364879 gene encoding uncharacterized protein LOC124364879: MEEVFEDATSSDTKETYLLQDQNDESVNLDVLSHSTPSLDDVENSVVDLKEDLIIKGDPSCKEMLEAQTTQDALPSSNLHVAKDNGLGNLSMEVHLSQSSCNSIQPVSDERHTDSESPAKKIHCSEDKNTSNCIEILDVTTPEEPEMEEVFEDATSSDTKETNLLQDQNDESVNLNVLSHSTPSLDDVENSVVDLKEDLIIKGDPSCKEMLEAQTTQDALPSSNLHVAKDNGLGNLSMEVHLSQSSCNSIQPVSDERHTDSESPAKKIHCSEDKNTSNCIEILDVTTPEEPEMEEVFEDATSSDTKETNLLQDQNDESVNLDVLSQSTPTLDDVENSVVDLKEDLIIKGESVM, translated from the coding sequence ATGGAAGAAGTTTTTGAGGATGCTACAAGCTCTGACACAAAAGAAACATACCTTTTACAAGATCAAAATGATGAGTCAGTTAACCTAGATGTATTATCCCACAGCACACCTTCACTGGATGATGTTGAAAACAGTGTTGTTGATCTGAAAGAAGATTTAATTATCAAAGGGGATCCGTCATGTAAAGAAATGTTAGAGGCGCAAACGACACAAGATGCTCTCCCATCTTCTAATTTACATGTGGCCAAAGACAATGGGTTAGGAAACTTAAGCATGGAAGTACACCTGAGTCAATCTTCCTGCAATAGTATACAGCCAGTTTCAGATGAAAGACATACTGATAGTGAATCTCCTGCTAAGAAAATACATTGTTCTGAAGACAAAAACACATCCAACTGCATAGAAATTCTTGATGTAACAACTCCTGAAGAACCTGAAATGGAAGAAGTTTTTGAGGATGCTACAAGCTCTGACACAAAAGAAACAAATCTATTACAAGATCAAAATGATGAGTCAGTTAATCTCAATGTATTATCCCACAGCACACCTTCACTGGATGATGTTGAAAACAGTGTTGTTGATCTGAAAGAAGATTTAATTATCAAAGGGGATCCGTCATGTAAAGAAATGTTAGAGGCGCAAACGACACAAGATGCTCTCCCATCTTCTAATTTACATGTGGCCAAAGACAATGGGTTAGGAAACTTAAGCATGGAAGTACACCTGAGTCAATCTTCCTGCAATAGTATACAGCCAGTTTCAGATGAAAGACATACTGATAGTGAATCTCCTGCTAAGAAAATACATTGTTCTGAAGACAAAAACACATCCAACTGCATAGAAATTCTTGATGTAACAACCCCTGAAGAACCTGAAATGGAAGAAGTTTTTGAGGATGCTACAAGCTCTGACACAAAAGAAACAAATCTATTACAAGATCAAAATGATGAGTCAGTTAATCTCGATGTATTATCCCAGAGCACACCTACACTGGATGATGTTGAAAACAGTGTTGTTGATCTGAAAGAAGATTTAATTATCAAAGGGGAATCCGTCATGTAA